The Pedococcus dokdonensis region GGGCCATCCCGCGGCCGCCGTAGCCCCCACCGGGACCCCTCGGCGCCTTGCCCCGTCCGCCCCGGCTGTGCCGGTCGGACCTCGACCCGTGCCGCGAGCCCTCGTCCCAACGGCCGCGTTGCTCGTTCTGCCGGATCGCCTGCAGGAGCTCGGGGTTCACGCGGGTGGCGTCGGCCCCGGTGACCGGCGCTGAGGCCTCGTCGACGAACAGGTCGTACATCGACTGCGACACCATCATGTGCTGCCACAGCGGCACCGGCCGGTGCTCCGAGACGATCACGTCGACTCCCCCGCGCACCTCGGCGAGCCACGCGCCGAACTCCTCGGCGTTGCTCACCGTCGCCGACAGCGAGACCACCTGGACGTCCTGCGGGAGGTGGATGATGACTTCCTCCCACACCGCCCCGCGGAACCGGTCGGCGAGGTAGTGCACCTCGTCCATCACGACGAACCCGAGGCCGTGCAAGGTGCGGGACCCGGCATACATCATGTTGCGGAGCACCTCGGTCGTCATGACGACGACGGGTGCCTCGCCGTTGATCGAGGAGTCACCGGTGAGCAGGCCGACGTTCTGGGCGCCGTGCCGACGAACCAGGTCGTTGAACTTCTGGTTGGACAGCGCCTTGATCGGGGTGGTGTAGAACGCCTTGCGGCCGCTGGCGAGGGCCAAGTGCACGGCGAACTCGCCGACGATCGTCTTGCCGGCTCCGGTGGGTGCCGCGACGAGCACGCCCCGGCCGGCCTCGACGGCCTGGCAGGCCTGCACCTGGAAGTCGTCGAGCGGGAAGTCCACGGTGGCCGCGAAGGCCGCCACCTGTGACTTCTCGTATGCCGCCCGGCTGGCGTTGGCGGCGTATCGCTCAGCAGGCGTCGACATGCCTCCGAGCCTACGTGGCAGCAGGCGCCAGCACCGTCACCGCGCCGGGGACCACCTCGACGGTGAGCGGCAGGGGCGCGAACCGCTCGCCGTCGGCGTAGGCGACGATGCCTGCGGCCTCGAGCGTGACCGTGTGGCCGCGCAGGATCTCCACCGCCGGGTGTCCGACGTGGGCGCCCTTGAACACCTTCGGGAAGACCTTGAGGAACTCGACGGTGCTGATCTCGTGGAGGATCATCACGTCCACGAGTCCGTCGTCGAACTTCGCGTCCGGGAGCACCTGCATCCCCCCGCCGTAGCTCGGGCCGTTGCCCACCACGACGAGCATCGCCCTGGTCTCGTGGCGCACGCCGTCGACGCGGATGACGTACGGGATCGCCTTGAACAGCGGGAGCTCGCGCAGGATCGCCAGGTTGTAGCGCATCTGACCCTTGGGCCACGGCCAGGTGTTCGCGCGCTCGTTGACCAGGGAGTCGAAGCCGGCCCCCAGCACCCCGACGAACCAGTGCCGCTCGCCGTGCGCGTCGGTGTGCCGGACCGCGTCGATGCTGCGGGGCGCCCCGGTGGTCACGAGGTCGGCGGCGCGCACCGGGTCGTGCACCGGTAGCCCCAGCCCTCGGGCGACGTCGTTGCCGGTGCCGGCCGCGATGATCGCCAGCGTCGTCTTGGTCTCGGCCGCGAGCTCGACCCCCAGGTGCACCATGCCGTCACCGCCCACGACGGCGAGCACGTCCAGCCCCTGCGCGATGGCGCCGAGCGCGCGGTCCCGCGCGGCGGCATACGACTCGTCGGAGAGGTCGACCACGTCGTGGCCGGCCGCCCTCATCCGCTGGGCGACCTCGATCCCGAGCGCCATGCCGCGGTTCTTCCCCGAGGTGGGGTTGACGACCAGACCTACCCACTTGCTCACAGCGTCGAGGCTTCGTCGTCCGGGACGTC contains the following coding sequences:
- a CDS encoding diacylglycerol/lipid kinase family protein → MSKWVGLVVNPTSGKNRGMALGIEVAQRMRAAGHDVVDLSDESYAAARDRALGAIAQGLDVLAVVGGDGMVHLGVELAAETKTTLAIIAAGTGNDVARGLGLPVHDPVRAADLVTTGAPRSIDAVRHTDAHGERHWFVGVLGAGFDSLVNERANTWPWPKGQMRYNLAILRELPLFKAIPYVIRVDGVRHETRAMLVVVGNGPSYGGGMQVLPDAKFDDGLVDVMILHEISTVEFLKVFPKVFKGAHVGHPAVEILRGHTVTLEAAGIVAYADGERFAPLPLTVEVVPGAVTVLAPAAT